The Dasypus novemcinctus isolate mDasNov1 chromosome 20, mDasNov1.1.hap2, whole genome shotgun sequence genome segment TTTTTATGTCTTGATTCTTGTAGACTACTAGAAATTTTTTAGAACTCCATTTTGATTATCTGTagttttttttatgtcttcttgcACATAATTTTTATTGGTTGATACTTGCACATATGCTTTAGTGatatatatatcatatcatatcactGTTTAATGGTATCAACATTTTATCACTTTGAGTAGAGTATAAAAACTTTATCTCCCTATCTGTCCCTTTACCCTCCACTGtttataattgtcttaaatatttcctccACATACATTTAAAACCACATCAGATAGTGTTGCAATTTTTGTTTTAACTGTTAAACATATTTTGAAACCATCAAACATTCAACAAGAAAAGGAAGATgtattatatttacccatgtttttcCTTTTCGgttgttctttcttcctccttggTGTTCCAAATACCCTTATTCTATCACGTTTTCTTCTCTATTTAGAGAACTTAATTTAGCCCTTGTTTTTGGGTAGATCTTCTAGAGACAAATTTCCTTAGTTTtcctttatctgagaatgtcttgattTCTCCTTCATACCTGACAGATATTGTTACTAGATGTAGAGTCTGGGTTGATAATTTTATTagctaaaggggtactgatgcaaaatatcagaaatctgttggtttttaataaaagggtgtttatttggggtaggagcttacagttaccaggccagaaagcataagttactttcctcatcaaagtctcTTGCCTCATGTTGGAACAAGAAGGCTGTCGACTTCAGCAAGGGTTCAgatttcctcttccccttaaagtcccgtggtcccagcttcttccaatatcagctatatgctgggataagtcttgtctctctcctggagcTCATTTCTCCCCAGGCTCAACTTCTCTTCTCTcgccacaagaccagctgtaaactgtcaggtgaagggctcatctctctttcccagtcctctgccatgtctaatggagccttctctctttcttcatatatgtgcttctctatgtatttacttcccaggaatCCAATATTAAAACTCCACTGCCTTGCTGTTTCCTACTGATGTgactcaatcaaagccttaataataatttaatcaagcaaaagtgagaCCTCTGAAGACAATACAATccaatacacccagaggaacagatcagtttacaaacataatacaatatctatttttggaattcatacacaatttcaaactgctacaatagtcCTTTACTTTCCGCACATGAAAAATGCTGCGACACCTCTTTCtggctttcatggtttctgatgagaaatgcaTTGTCATTCTAACTGTTTTTCCTCCCTaggtgaaaaatattttcaagattttttctttgaattcttaGAAATTTGAATTCTTGGTAtggatttctttgggtttgtCCTGGTTGGGGTTGGCTCAGCTTCTGGAATCTGTAGGTTTATGTCTTTTGCcatattttggaagttttcaaacATTATACCTTGAGTGCTTTTTCAGCCTCACctgttttcttctctccttctggcATTCAAATGGCAGAAATCTTAGATTTTTTAATAATCCCTCACATCCCTcacatctgttctttttttttttttcaaatatcttaCTCTGCATTcatcatattttataatttctattgatcCATTTTTAAGACTCATTTTTCCCTGTCATTTCCTTTCTGCTGTTGATACCACctagtaattttttatttcagattttatagttttcagttctaaaatatattttttattcttttgctgaaTTTGGAAATCCTACACTACATGCTAGTAGCATTCCCCAATGACAActaaaatatctccagacattgccaaatatcccctggtgagggggaaggggcaggcaAAATCCACCCTGGTTGAGGATCACTGTCCCAAAGGACAGTTCTccaggtattttactttactCGCCTCTTTaaaatctctttattttaaacCTGAAATATCTAGATTAATTTTCTAGGCTTTATCTTTCATTCCATTAACTGATTTTTACATTACTTTCTGCAATATTGAAATTTTGTCTATTAACTTTATTGCTAAATATTATATTTCCTtgcaatgttctttttcttttatttgagaaaatatcataattttttccagttcttttcccaatcatttctttttaagatcTCTTTAACACTTTTCTGAGACAtgctattttgtatttttttccctttgtcctgCTTTTTTTACATGCTCAtcaattgctttttttcccctcaagggGAGTTATTCTTATTGAATTCTTTAATCTAAGAGATTGTCTCTGATTTTTTTACTTTgagacatttctttttctttgtttcttcgcATACTGACTTTCATCTAATAAGATTCTGTATTCTACTACTACCATCTCCTGTAatttcactcatttttaaaatatatgtcttTGCCCTCCTACAGTTCACCAGTgaagtaaaatttaatttttgttccAAAGTTCAGATTCCAGACGTATTCTGCTGGTTTTAACATTTTGATGGTCAGTGATGCTTAATGTTTTTTCACTGAACATTTACAGGACAGGACTTGTATTTGGAAATAACTCTTAATGACATGTGACTTTCATTTGactttattttcatattcatttggGTTCTCCTTTCTAGTTTGGAATGATCAATTGACTTGTCATTATTAGGAACTAAATCTGTATGTGTGTAAAtatgtttatacacacacattGATATACACTCATAAAAACATATTGCATTCCTTAAGTGTTTCTATTCACATTTGCTTATCCAAcagatttaaaacaaataaaatggaataatctAAATTGTCCTTTATAGTACCTAGTGTAAAATTCATTaacaatatattataattttattattaaatacatAATCTCCATGTCTAATGCAACAAGGTGGAATCCCTTTGTTTTAACTTAAACCAGGCAGATATTTTCTGTAATGCTCAATAGCATATAGCATGccattgaatataatgaaagAAGAGGTAGTTGAAAGGGACTTATATAGagtcctccttttcttcctcatcttcctcttttttttttttttaacagaacatCACCACTTATATCAGGAACTTTTAAGGGAATGAAGGTTTTCCCCATTTCAGGCACACTTCAGCTTCCTTAGGATACAGAAAGAAGCCTGTTTCAGTTTGTTGTTCCATGAAATCAGTGCAAACGAATGGACAGAGGGATAGAAAAACATTAGCACATTAGTAAACATCTTTGCTACAGCATTGTCTGGTATACCGTAGGTTACTGCCGTCAAGACACTGCTCAAATAGTATAAAACAAAGAGGAGGAGGAATGAGATCATAAGTTTAATAGCTCTTATATGGGCCTCTTTGCCAGGTTCCCTAGAACACATGCCCTGGAGCTTCATCCGCCTGGTATGGCTCCATAAAGAGAAGATTAAAAGAAGAAAGGCAGCCAGTGATActacaaagaggaaaaagaacacCATGCCAGGGAGAATTTGAGAAATGAAGAAAGCATGTATATTCCTTATAGAAATGCATGTCAGATTTCCTTCCATGGTTACCTGGTCTTCCAGCAGTTTATTAATTAATGTTTCtttcagaagaaaacaaatgaagaaacagagggtAAACCCCAGAAAAAAGATGATAAGTACTCTGTGAATTCTCCTTTTCATCCAGAGAACAATGGGATTAGAGCAATTGGCTATCTTGAGGAAATAGAAGACACTGAGGCAGGTAGTACAGACAGTGCAGAAATAGTTGGATACTATCCAGAGAATCTCAAAACTTACCACTACTATAGTCTTGCAGTGCAACATTTTCTCGTGGAtatttaaatagataaataaaattattacacACAGAAGACATATCCTGGAGATGGCCAAGCAGGTGAGAATAAAATCAATCAGTGAGATTTTCCAGCTTCTGATCCAGTCAGTGGTGTTAACCAGAACTATGAATCCATTCCCCAAAATCCCCATTATGAATTGTATAGCATGAATTATCATAAACAGAATCTCCAGTACGCTGGACATGTCTGTTGATAAGCAATCTCTGCCTTCAATACACCATCAGCTGAAGGATGATAGCTGCAGTTATAGATTTATGTGTCCAAAATTATACTTTCAAAAggatttcttctttttgttttattgttggcCACCAGAAAGTCCCAAGTTGTGTTACCAAAAAAAGGTGTTAGTTAAATTGTAAAAACTATACCCATTTGTCAGAGATATTAGAAAGTGATTTTCAAGGCATATATTATATCCCTGCTGCTGTTGACAGTGGTTCTATTTTACATGTAAAGCCATGTAAAGCTTTGCATTCGAATTTGAATCCCCATTTGTTAACATGCAAAATGGAGATAGgttttctcttattattttaCAATATCATCCTTTCCTTAAAATTTATACTTTTAGATCCATTCATCTTGGTATGGACTAGGAACCTAAAACACCAATCTAGAAAAGACATTATGATTTTATGATCAGTATTATAGTTGTGGAATATCTTCTTTGTGTCACAGACCTCTGGGAGCTAGGACACAGCAgtaaacaaaattatttaaaacattcctccaatgggaagcagacgtggctcaactaataaagcatccacctaccatatggagggtccaagttcgattgccagggcctcctgacctgtgtggtgagctggcccatgtgaagtgctgccacgcgcaaggagtgccgtgccacacagggacatccccccataggggagccccacacgcaaggagtgcgccccacaaggagagccgccccatgtgaaaaaaagtgtagcccacccaggattggcaccacacacacatagagctgacatagcaagatgacacaacaaaaaagagatgaactttcctggtgccacctgacaatgcaagtggacacagaagaacacacagcaaatggacacagagagtagacaatgagggggaaggggaaagaaagaaataaaaataaatctttaaaaataaaataaaacattcctCTAATGCGCTAACATTCTAGTATGGGAAGATGGGTTATAAACAagtagtaaaaaatatataatgtttgAGAAGTATACGTTGTATAGAAagttgcaaataaaaataaagaagggaaatagGGAATGTGTGGGAAGTGGGTTTTAAATGGAGTGATCAGGGAAGGActcactgagaaggtgacatttgaccAAAGACCCAAAATAGGTGTTGGGATGAGCCATGTGGTATCTGGAAAACTACATTCCTGACAGAGGGAACAACACATACTAGTGTCTTATATCGTAGCTACTTGATGTGTTCAAGGAAAAGCAAGAAAGGCAGTGTAGTTGATGCAGATAAAGGGAGAATGAGACCACCAGAAAATGAGGTCAAAGAAGTAAAGTGGTGTAATCATGTAGGAGCTCAAAGGATATTGTAAGGATTTGGTTTTTACTTGAATTAGATGTAAGGGCTTTCAAGGATTTTGAgcagaaaaatgacaaaatctaatttatattttaagaaaaagactCCTGTCAAAAATAGGTTCTAAGCCTGGAGAAGTGGAAGCAAGAAACTAGATAGGTAGCTCTTaagtattaattataattaggcttaatTTCATCATTACACGATTAGGTTTCACAAATACAAGCTTCAAGATCAAGGTCTTGACACATTAGCATGACTCTGGAGGTAGTTGTGACTGTTACTCTGGAGATGAGGCAACGAATAAGGGACATTGTAATGACTATAAGAAAAAGAATTAGCAAAGTTTGAAATATGCTAAGAATCTACTCTCCCCAAGATCCAAGATTTAGCCAACTAAATAAGTCTCAAGCTTCAGGGTTCCTTAGTTCATGtattatttgaattttctctttgatgTCTGAAAAGTTTATGCAGGTTTGAATGCCTAAGGGTGTGGACAAGAGCTGGGGCCCCTCTGTAGCGTCTAATTTAGTGAAGATCCAGCAATCTGATAGATGTATTGCTGGGGGAGAAAAGGATGGTGAATGGCAAGGGATCAGGAAGAGAGGATAAGGGCAAGAATGAAGCATCTAAAAAGGCACAGGATTCATAATGGGAGGGACAGAGATGGACTTGGGTACAAAAGAAGGGGTGAGGGAAGAACAAAAATATGAATGAGGGCGCTCATAGGATAATAATGACGATTATAGGAGGTGTTATTAAGTTCATTTCAATCTGATGAAAATCAGGTGTGGTCCTGGTTCTTGGATTTGCCATTCACATCACATGACTTCTACTTCTGGGTCATTTAAGCCTAAGATCACCAGTAAGTATTAATTAAATAGGCCTGGCCCCAGGTCATCTGTCTTGTGTGTCATTTGAATTTTAGGTCTCCAGTAGGAATGGATTtccaggcagggctgggagcTTTCTTTAAATGAGAAGTATGAATCCAAAAATCAATACCTTCTAATTTAGCTGCACATGGGTTAGTTAAAAGTACCTGACAGAGCCCTTTCCAGTAAGTTTGTAGTGCATCATTATAGAGGTGTCTTTTCCAGTATACGAGTTGCCAGGCGAAAGGTAGTTTTGAATGTCATCATACCTGGGGAGCACACTGTAAAAGGATTGTTCTATcaagatttcatttttctttaaggtTTTGATTAATTCCTGACAATAGGTTAGCCCATTTCCTTTTATGAGGCAGGCTCCTATATTCCAGAGTTAActttcagagggtggagtgtggcagtttgatattatttgtgaattcaaaaaaagagatattgattatgtttgtctCCCTGTTATAATTTCAAATGGGGATAACATGTTTTCCAACAGGAATGTATCTTAGATTTAATAAGACTataggtgtggcagtttgatattatttatgaattccaaaagtagatattgactatgtctgtaaactggtctattcctctagGTATGATACCCtatgattgtattaaattcaaaggctttacctTTACTTAattaagatcagggctttgattagaccaccGGTCAGCAGGGCATGGCACAAGGTTGCATTCCTGCACCCTTGGTGCGCTATGTAAaaggacactcaatcaaggagagtA includes the following:
- the LOC101417506 gene encoding taste receptor type 2 member 8-like, whose protein sequence is MSSVLEILFMIIHAIQFIMGILGNGFIVLVNTTDWIRSWKISLIDFILTCLAISRICLLCVIILFIYLNIHEKMLHCKTIVVVSFEILWIVSNYFCTVCTTCLSVFYFLKIANCSNPIVLWMKRRIHRVLIIFFLGFTLCFFICFLLKETLINKLLEDQVTMEGNLTCISIRNIHAFFISQILPGMVFFFLFVVSLAAFLLLIFSLWSHTRRMKLQGMCSREPGKEAHIRAIKLMISFLLLFVLYYLSSVLTAVTYGIPDNAVAKMFTNVLMFFYPSVHSFALISWNNKLKQASFCILRKLKCA